Within Buteo buteo chromosome 10, bButBut1.hap1.1, whole genome shotgun sequence, the genomic segment ccagcagatGTTGGGAGCTGCAGCACACAACACACTGGGAAAACTTTCGCGATGGGTACGGTCCCACCTGGGGAGCCCTTGGGCTCTCTCCCTCTGGACAGTTCACATCTcagctggacacagccctgagcctCCCCACCTCGCTGTGACGCCGTCCATCCCAGCTTGGGGTTGCGCAGCTGGGGCCGGGCTGGAGACCCCCGCGGGTCTTTCTGGGGTTTGAAGAGGGAGGCGGACGCTGCGTGCAGGCGTCGCGCTGCTTTGGACGAAGCCAGTTGCACGCCTGTGCAGCCAGCCCCCTTCCCTCGTCCCCCAGCACCGGGAGGACCCCCAGAGCCATTTGCGTCTCTCGAGACCTCAGCTCCCGCTTCGTTCCCGAGCATCCCGGCATTTTGTGACTCCCGCAGGAGCGCCGGGGAGCCCACCCCAGCTGCCCCCTCACCTTCACGCGGAGGTAGAGGAAGCGGCTGTCCCGGTTTGCCCCCCGGGAGGACTGCAGGACAAAGTGTTTGCAGCCCCCCGCCCGCGCCAGCTCCGCCGCCTGCGCCACGTAGTCCCGATCCACGCGCACGAAGCCGTCCTGCGGGGAAAGCGGAGAGGAGGGTCGGCGCGGCAGGGAGAAGGCAGGCGGGGGGCGAGGGCGGGCAGGCCCCCTGCCACCATCCCCCGGGGTGAGGtgaggtgggatgggggggggtcccgctcACCACGCCGGCCTTGGCCCTGGTGGTGCCCAGGCAGCAGAAGCCGACGTCGTGTCCCTGGAAGGCGGCGGCGTGCTCGCTCAGCCGCTCGAAGTCCACCACCGCCTGCTCCTGCGGGGAGGCCGAGGGTCAGCGCGCCCACCCCGGCCGCTCCTCAGGACCCCCCCGGAATCCGCACCCCCGGCCCTGCGCACCACGGCCGCCTCCGTCTCCTCGCCCAGGCTCAGCCGGCGCCGCCCGACCAGCGTCACCCTGGCGAAGAGCCGCCGGGCCAGCAGCTCCCGCAGCAGCGCCCGGCCCGTCTCCCCCGAGGCACCCAGGACGAAGcaggccccgccgccgccgccgccgcctgacGCCGCCGCCATGTCGAGGGAGCGGAGGCGGtggcggggcgggcc encodes:
- the HTATIP2 gene encoding protein HTATIP2 yields the protein MAAASGGGGGGGACFVLGASGETGRALLRELLARRLFARVTLVGRRRLSLGEETEAAVEQAVVDFERLSEHAAAFQGHDVGFCCLGTTRAKAGVDGFVRVDRDYVAQAAELARAGGCKHFVLQSSRGANRDSRFLYLRVKGEVENLVQAVGFDRCTILRPAVLLCNRQESRPTEWMAQQFLGVVARVFPTAYSVPVETVARAMVATVLQPGEGKVEVLENRAIHELGKAVPQQGT